The Thermococcus sp. genome includes a region encoding these proteins:
- a CDS encoding TrpB-like pyridoxal phosphate-dependent enzyme, protein MKAVLPDSKIPKKWYNILPDLPEPLAPPLDPETNEPIEPEKLLRIFAAELVKQEVSNERYIEIPAEVRRLYAKIGRPTPLFRATHLEKALGTPARIYFKFEGATVTGSHKINTALAQAYYAKKQGIERLVTETGAGQWGTALSLAGALLGLKVRVYMARASYQQKPYRKTIMRLYGAEIYPSPSDRTEIGRKFLAEDPNHPGGLGIAISEAIEDVLRDEKARYALGSVLNHVLMHQTVIGLEAKEQMREFEEPDVIIGCVGGGSNFAGLAYPFVKEVLDGKAEYEFIAVEPKAAPSMTRGVYKYDYGDSGGYTPKMKMHTLGHTYYVPPIHAGGLRYHGLAPTLSVLINHGIVRPVAYHQNEVFQAAELFAKTEGIIPAPESAHAIKGAIDRALKAKEEGKEEVILFNLSGHGLLDLQGYEDYLDGKLEDYEPDYFPALEEP, encoded by the coding sequence ATGAAAGCCGTTCTTCCGGATTCGAAGATACCGAAGAAGTGGTACAACATTTTGCCGGACCTTCCGGAGCCTCTAGCGCCACCCCTCGACCCGGAGACGAACGAACCGATTGAACCCGAGAAGCTACTCAGGATTTTCGCGGCCGAGCTGGTAAAGCAGGAAGTCAGCAACGAGCGCTACATCGAAATACCCGCGGAGGTCAGGAGGCTCTACGCCAAGATTGGAAGGCCCACCCCCCTCTTCCGGGCGACGCACCTTGAAAAGGCCCTCGGCACGCCGGCGAGGATATACTTCAAGTTCGAGGGTGCAACGGTAACCGGAAGCCACAAGATAAACACGGCATTGGCTCAAGCCTACTACGCCAAGAAGCAGGGAATCGAGAGGCTTGTCACAGAGACGGGAGCGGGCCAGTGGGGAACTGCCTTGAGCTTAGCAGGAGCACTCCTTGGCCTGAAGGTTCGCGTTTACATGGCCCGCGCCAGCTACCAGCAGAAGCCCTACAGGAAGACGATTATGCGCCTCTACGGAGCGGAAATCTACCCGAGCCCGAGCGACAGGACAGAAATCGGACGGAAGTTTTTGGCAGAAGATCCAAACCACCCCGGAGGGTTGGGTATAGCCATAAGCGAGGCCATTGAAGACGTTTTGAGAGACGAAAAGGCCCGCTACGCCCTCGGAAGCGTGCTGAACCACGTCCTCATGCACCAGACGGTCATAGGGCTGGAAGCTAAAGAGCAGATGAGGGAGTTTGAAGAACCGGACGTTATAATCGGCTGCGTCGGCGGCGGGAGCAACTTCGCCGGCTTGGCATATCCGTTCGTGAAGGAAGTCCTTGACGGCAAAGCCGAGTACGAGTTCATAGCGGTTGAACCTAAAGCCGCTCCCTCCATGACGCGCGGTGTCTACAAGTACGACTACGGCGATTCCGGTGGCTACACTCCGAAGATGAAGATGCACACTTTGGGCCACACCTACTACGTCCCGCCGATACACGCCGGCGGTTTACGCTACCACGGCTTAGCACCAACGCTCAGCGTTCTGATAAACCACGGAATCGTCAGGCCAGTGGCCTACCACCAGAACGAGGTCTTCCAAGCGGCCGAGCTCTTCGCGAAGACCGAGGGCATAATTCCAGCCCCAGAAAGTGCACACGCAATAAAGGGAGCGATAGACAGGGCACTGAAGGCGAAGGAAGAAGGAAAAGAGGAAGTCATACTCTTCAACCTCAGTGGACACGGCCTGCTCGACCTTCAGGGCTACGAGGACTACCTCGACGGAAAGCTTGAAGATTACGAGCCCGACTACTTCCCTGCTTTAGAGGAGCCCTGA